A region from the Candidatus Bathyarchaeota archaeon genome encodes:
- a CDS encoding VOC family protein translates to MKEEKGRITRLWLTMIRVSDMDRALRFYNEILGLPVALNARGFNHAEVGPDEPLAKIGLHATGKKSKRKRRTGIVFDTDDIYALYERLKKRGVEFTLKPTKMPWGGIVADFLDPDNNELEVVQDPKHYTRNYAH, encoded by the coding sequence ATGAAAGAAGAAAAAGGTAGAATAACTCGTCTTTGGTTGACCATGATCCGTGTATCAGACATGGACAGAGCTCTGCGTTTTTACAATGAAATCCTTGGCTTACCAGTAGCCCTTAACGCTAGAGGGTTCAACCATGCAGAAGTTGGCCCAGATGAGCCTTTAGCCAAGATTGGTTTGCATGCCACTGGCAAGAAATCTAAGAGGAAAAGACGAACTGGGATAGTCTTCGATACGGACGACATCTACGCACTCTATGAAAGACTCAAGAAACGAGGAGTAGAATTCACTCTGAAGCCAACCAAAATGCCATGGGGTGGCATAGTCGCTGACTTCTTAGATCCCGATAACAACGAGTTAGAGGTCGTTCAGGACCCTAAACACTACACACGAAATTATGCTCACTAA
- a CDS encoding NAD(P)/FAD-dependent oxidoreductase has translation MKYDVVIVGAGPAGIFSALELMENTSLNILILDKGVDLEKRKCPASRGLGCLNCDPCHVLHGWGGAGAFSDGKLTLSTEVGGWLGKFITEEELQGLIEYVDGIYTKFGAPNNVYGVDVNRIEEIERKASLAGLKLVRQKVRHMGTEKCAETLRKMRSFLDANVEVRTRSEVKGLIVRDERVEGVETVNGERFFAKYVVVAPGRSGAEWLKCEAQALGLKTLNNPVDVGVRVEVQAPVLEELTEVLYEPKLFYYSKFFDDVIRTFCVAPYGEVITESYDGILTVNGQSYSERRSANTNFAILVSTSFTEPFKEPIAYGKYIARLTNLLSGGVIIQRLGDLEAGRRSTEERISRSTVAPTLKSATPGDLSFVLPYRYLVDIREMLEALDRIAPGLASRDTLLYGVEVKFYSSRLELNECLETPIHNLFTIGDGAGLTRGLVQASVSGVVAARQIVKRQKGKS, from the coding sequence TTGAAATATGACGTCGTAATTGTGGGTGCTGGGCCAGCTGGCATCTTCTCGGCTTTAGAGCTTATGGAAAATACGTCGCTGAATATTCTGATTCTCGACAAAGGCGTAGATCTTGAAAAGCGTAAGTGTCCTGCTAGTAGAGGGCTTGGATGTCTTAACTGTGATCCATGTCATGTTCTTCATGGTTGGGGTGGTGCGGGCGCGTTCAGTGATGGGAAGTTGACGCTTTCTACGGAGGTGGGTGGTTGGCTCGGTAAATTCATTACTGAGGAGGAGCTTCAAGGGCTGATTGAGTATGTTGATGGAATTTACACTAAATTTGGTGCTCCGAACAACGTTTATGGGGTTGACGTGAATCGGATTGAGGAAATTGAGCGGAAGGCGTCTCTTGCAGGTTTGAAACTGGTTCGACAAAAGGTTCGTCACATGGGAACTGAGAAATGTGCTGAGACGCTTCGGAAAATGCGGAGTTTCTTGGATGCTAATGTGGAGGTGAGAACAAGGAGTGAGGTGAAGGGGCTTATCGTTAGGGATGAGCGTGTTGAAGGCGTTGAAACAGTTAATGGTGAGAGGTTTTTTGCGAAGTATGTGGTTGTTGCGCCCGGACGAAGTGGAGCTGAGTGGTTGAAGTGTGAGGCTCAGGCTTTGGGTTTGAAAACGTTGAACAATCCAGTTGATGTGGGGGTTCGGGTGGAGGTTCAAGCTCCGGTTCTGGAGGAGTTGACGGAGGTTTTGTATGAGCCGAAACTTTTTTACTATTCAAAATTTTTTGATGATGTTATCAGGACTTTTTGTGTTGCTCCATATGGAGAAGTTATCACGGAGTCCTATGATGGTATTTTAACGGTGAATGGGCAGAGCTATTCGGAGAGGAGGAGCGCGAATACCAATTTTGCTATTCTGGTGAGCACGAGTTTTACTGAGCCGTTCAAGGAGCCTATTGCGTATGGTAAGTATATTGCGCGGTTGACCAACTTGTTGAGTGGAGGAGTTATTATTCAACGGTTAGGGGATTTGGAGGCGGGGCGACGGTCAACCGAGGAGAGGATTAGTCGCAGTACAGTAGCGCCTACATTGAAGAGTGCAACACCTGGAGATTTGAGTTTTGTCTTGCCATACCGGTACTTGGTGGATATCCGGGAAATGTTGGAGGCTTTAGATAGAATTGCGCCCGGCTTGGCTTCGAGGGATACATTGCTATATGGAGTTGAGGTGAAGTTTTATTCGTCAAGACTAGAGTTAAATGAATGTTTGGAGACGCCGATTCATAACTTATTTACTATTGGAGATGGGGCGGGATTGACGCGAGGACTAGTTCAAGCATCGGTTTCAGGCGTAGTTGCAGCCAGACAAATAGTGAAAAGACAAAAAGGGAAAAGCTAA
- a CDS encoding N-acetyltransferase, whose product MTHQEREEVNYQDIHPTAIIGDGTKIYNFVYISEYVTIGRNCLIANFVHIDHDVKIGNNSKVMCMVHIPEYTKIGNNCMIYPNVCLSNEKYPPTGKKVEVVIEDNCIVGTGAIINAGVRLGEGCVVGAGSLVTRDVEPRTVVFGHPAHRQYSREDYDKKQKEFLS is encoded by the coding sequence ATGACACATCAAGAGAGAGAAGAAGTGAATTATCAAGATATTCATCCAACTGCAATTATCGGAGACGGAACAAAGATCTATAACTTCGTATACATAAGTGAATATGTAACAATTGGGCGAAATTGTTTAATCGCCAATTTTGTTCATATTGACCACGATGTGAAGATAGGAAATAACTCCAAAGTAATGTGCATGGTTCATATTCCAGAGTACACAAAAATCGGAAACAACTGTATGATTTACCCCAACGTTTGCCTCAGCAACGAAAAATACCCTCCAACTGGGAAAAAGGTTGAGGTAGTCATCGAAGATAACTGTATTGTTGGTACCGGAGCTATCATTAATGCTGGTGTAAGGTTAGGTGAAGGATGTGTAGTCGGGGCAGGCAGTCTTGTCACAAGAGATGTGGAACCTAGAACAGTCGTTTTTGGCCACCCAGCTCACAGACAGTATTCGAGAGAAGATTATGATAAAAAGCAGAAAGAATTTCTTTCTTAA
- a CDS encoding HD domain-containing protein translates to MGQRWGEIKDPVHGYVYINETEKDIVDSFPMQRLHRLRQLAGAEYVYPGANHTRFEHSIGTMYLAQRLTENSNLSQYLSKEEAQTIHFAALLHDVGHGPFSHVFEHLLEKFLDKTHEEMTVWIVEKSELSDILEKAGYDADAVAKLATGSLHLKGKMFMDQIIQSAVDVDKLDFIVRDSYHTGAEYGNVDVFRIINMLDVLNDNIAVDSGALSALESFILARIESFKSIYFHRVSRAAQIMLATAMEKAKDELDLINFKTPEEYLALDDYTVWTMLKLCKKSSKIMKNLERRRLLKCAYDQTFHVKDKTVSNLFSAEEIRNEMRDKIAEKARVSPQFVVIDVPTLPSVPYHHSALIEPMEIPVFHKTRDGKKIPQRLSEISKIFEALRGFINVIRVYTEDKYRTEVTEAATKVLGELPYSARISY, encoded by the coding sequence ATGGGTCAACGCTGGGGCGAAATAAAAGACCCGGTTCACGGATACGTCTACATAAACGAGACAGAGAAAGACATCGTAGATTCCTTCCCAATGCAACGTCTCCACAGGCTTCGCCAACTGGCAGGCGCGGAATATGTCTACCCGGGCGCCAACCACACCCGCTTTGAGCATTCAATCGGTACCATGTACTTGGCCCAACGATTAACAGAAAACTCCAACCTCTCCCAATACCTATCGAAAGAAGAAGCTCAAACGATTCACTTTGCAGCTCTACTTCACGACGTAGGACATGGGCCATTCTCACATGTCTTTGAGCATTTACTTGAGAAATTTCTCGATAAAACTCACGAAGAAATGACCGTTTGGATAGTTGAGAAATCTGAACTAAGCGACATCTTAGAGAAAGCAGGATACGATGCAGATGCAGTAGCAAAACTCGCCACAGGCTCGCTGCACCTAAAAGGAAAAATGTTCATGGACCAAATAATTCAAAGCGCCGTTGACGTCGACAAGCTTGACTTCATCGTCAGAGACTCCTACCACACCGGCGCAGAATATGGCAACGTAGACGTTTTCCGCATAATCAACATGCTAGACGTCCTCAACGACAACATAGCGGTCGACTCTGGTGCTCTCTCCGCCCTCGAATCTTTCATATTAGCCCGTATAGAATCCTTCAAAAGCATCTACTTCCACCGCGTAAGCAGAGCCGCCCAAATAATGCTCGCAACAGCCATGGAAAAAGCAAAAGACGAACTAGACCTAATCAATTTCAAAACACCCGAAGAATACCTAGCCCTAGACGATTACACCGTCTGGACAATGCTGAAACTGTGCAAAAAATCCAGCAAAATCATGAAAAACTTGGAAAGGCGGCGGTTGCTCAAATGCGCCTACGACCAGACCTTTCATGTCAAAGACAAGACAGTTTCAAATCTTTTCAGCGCTGAAGAAATCCGCAATGAGATGCGAGACAAAATCGCGGAAAAAGCACGTGTAAGCCCCCAATTCGTGGTCATAGATGTACCAACACTTCCCTCTGTGCCTTACCATCATTCTGCCCTCATAGAACCCATGGAAATCCCCGTCTTCCACAAAACCAGAGACGGAAAAAAGATTCCTCAACGCCTCAGTGAAATCTCGAAAATCTTCGAAGCATTAAGAGGGTTCATAAATGTTATTCGGGTGTACACTGAGGATAAATACCGCACAGAGGTCACCGAAGCCGCGACAAAAGTGTTAGGCGAACTACCGTACTCAGCAAGAATATCCTATTAG
- the tmk gene encoding dTMP kinase yields the protein MAAAERNGMFICVEGIDGSGKTTQARRLVKALTKKGYDAVYTTEPSKGIYGNIIRKNILQGNTRVPTVVEAVLFAADRNYHIENEIKPLLKAGKIIVCDRYVYSSIAYQGAADVNIEWIKEINKHAIKPDLAIYIDVPPEIVIDRIKRRKTVMETLQTQRDVRELYLKLVEDKQLFKVYGNASIREVAQVIENIVLRFLEKR from the coding sequence GTGGCGGCAGCTGAGCGTAATGGCATGTTCATATGCGTTGAGGGCATCGATGGCAGTGGAAAGACCACCCAAGCACGCCGCCTTGTAAAAGCTCTGACAAAGAAAGGATACGACGCCGTCTATACCACCGAGCCAAGCAAAGGCATTTATGGCAATATAATAAGAAAAAACATACTTCAAGGAAACACCCGTGTTCCAACAGTAGTAGAAGCTGTGCTCTTCGCAGCAGACCGTAATTATCACATCGAAAACGAAATAAAACCACTTCTAAAAGCAGGAAAAATAATAGTCTGCGACCGCTATGTTTACTCTTCCATCGCATACCAAGGAGCAGCAGATGTCAACATAGAATGGATAAAAGAAATCAACAAGCATGCCATCAAACCAGACCTCGCAATCTACATCGACGTACCACCAGAAATCGTAATAGACCGCATCAAACGAAGAAAAACGGTTATGGAGACACTGCAGACACAGAGGGATGTTAGAGAGCTCTACCTAAAGCTGGTGGAGGATAAGCAGCTTTTCAAGGTCTATGGAAATGCTTCAATAAGAGAAGTGGCACAAGTAATCGAAAACATTGTTTTGAGGTTTCTAGAGAAACGTTAG
- the coaBC gene encoding bifunctional phosphopantothenoylcysteine decarboxylase/phosphopantothenate--cysteine ligase CoaBC, which translates to MGDFESQKDQDIIRLGGHLDNKKIALFVTGSIAAYKTPSLVRHFRQYGAVVHVYLTEEAQKYVTEDSLEWTSTNPVITRLSAKAEHLYEFDAYVVAPATLNTIGQMADGKASNAVTSTLASALGRLERGSASILVAPAMHGTLENNPAYQQNLRKLKSYNVKIIEPENKYGKANLPSSHNIVVETIRELSVSPLKRKRILITAGPAPGRIDSVRLVTNRFRGRLGIEIADEAYMRGADVKLILGPSGIQQPTYLNTISIRDFHEYYSKVMDILKNNSIEIGIFSASVADYIPKEVFDGKIPSQSELQSIQLKQTPKVIKDVRQKFPNLLIVAFKYEEKISREKIEKIAQSRVKQGYQLVIANRGEDMTPWGEYNSIIVDKNGVVAKPSSKKECATLLLDLLEKS; encoded by the coding sequence ATGGGGGATTTTGAAAGCCAAAAAGACCAAGACATAATTCGTCTTGGGGGTCATCTAGATAATAAGAAGATAGCACTATTTGTGACAGGCAGTATAGCTGCATATAAAACGCCGTCACTCGTCAGGCACTTTCGGCAATATGGAGCAGTTGTTCATGTTTATCTTACCGAAGAAGCACAAAAGTATGTTACCGAAGATAGTTTAGAATGGACTAGTACAAACCCAGTTATAACTAGACTTTCTGCTAAGGCAGAGCATTTGTACGAATTTGATGCTTATGTAGTTGCCCCGGCAACGCTAAACACCATCGGGCAAATGGCAGACGGAAAAGCAAGTAACGCAGTAACTAGCACACTTGCTTCTGCTCTAGGAAGACTTGAACGAGGTAGCGCTTCTATTTTGGTTGCACCAGCGATGCATGGAACACTGGAAAATAACCCTGCGTATCAACAAAATCTTCGAAAATTAAAATCCTATAATGTCAAAATTATCGAGCCTGAAAATAAATATGGCAAAGCAAATCTTCCAAGTTCACATAATATTGTTGTTGAAACGATCAGAGAATTAAGCGTAAGTCCTCTAAAGAGAAAGCGAATTCTTATCACTGCGGGACCAGCACCTGGGCGTATAGATAGTGTGCGATTGGTGACCAATAGATTTAGAGGTCGGTTAGGAATTGAGATTGCCGATGAAGCCTATATGAGGGGAGCAGATGTCAAATTGATTTTAGGTCCTAGTGGAATTCAACAGCCAACGTATTTAAATACGATATCAATAAGAGATTTCCATGAATACTATTCAAAAGTTATGGATATTCTCAAGAATAACTCTATTGAGATTGGGATTTTCTCCGCCTCGGTAGCAGATTATATCCCAAAAGAAGTGTTTGATGGTAAAATTCCTTCTCAAAGTGAGTTACAATCAATTCAACTAAAACAAACCCCCAAAGTCATCAAAGATGTGAGACAGAAATTTCCAAATTTACTTATAGTTGCGTTTAAATACGAAGAAAAGATATCAAGAGAAAAAATAGAAAAAATAGCTCAAAGTAGAGTAAAGCAAGGTTACCAACTAGTCATTGCCAACAGAGGCGAAGATATGACCCCATGGGGGGAGTATAACAGTATTATAGTGGACAAAAACGGTGTAGTTGCAAAACCATCATCAAAAAAAGAATGTGCGACATTACTCTTAGATCTTCTAGAAAAATCATAA
- a CDS encoding carbon-nitrogen hydrolase family protein, translating into MFSSSNIKFVIRKAKEHEKQYNWLKAAKFYEQVLHTKSRNASFSAKTWQRIGLCYDRASRQTGDIENFKKLRQLAVEAFENAAELYEKEDKLKNRAEALLSKAIAKYILSWSASNPSEKKKILDESRTFGNRALQADRNARDKLTYGKTCNNLLLCLYERLYVTSDGEEKQLIAQEGINYSKQAISVLSKLGSNSELVLAYSAASLHSWYAANISEQEKKRNELAQKSLSYSEKAVALSKDVDDPYYTTMSRWAAALSTLFFAGKIEVSLQYAQEMLEQGSIARDNYLKGVACYLLTFITDWIKSQESNASKKKERCEEIIRYAKEAIRYLTLVSQDSIIAETYLFYAESYSSLAHDVEADMENKRVLQEKAVGIGQKGLEYAVRSGSPDAMGSALHALSKALHFYSNLQSEKDEKRKILKEALINRNKYIETVQASFPSNYWIFGVGKYYAALMEAELARLEADRNKKIDLLEKAISDMFDGVSNCKKWISSRSSLFHKIIIAEYQNTFGDILCQLYSLNHDEASLARAIEVYNDSAKKYKEADLPSRAAESYWKMARNMDHLGNHAEAAENFEDASTQYKAAAKKIHQFADFYEDYAIYIKAWAEIEKAKTAHKHEEYATAQQHYQEATSFLTQSKMWSYLSPNFHAWSLLEHAEDLSRKESNTKSIEAFREAASLFEEIEKHIKFAHSQLQSFEVRDEKEMVIELVEISYIRREYCIGRIAIEEAKILDRQGNHTSSSEKYASASKRFQNAVDAMKHEADRLEFRPIIFVCKAWQMMTQAEAEASPDLYLKAAKFFDEAKEYSLSERAKILALGHSRFCKALEAGMRFEATRDRKLHLSATQHLESAANYYIKAGFKTASEYAVATRRLLDGYIYMDSANIETDPEKKARYYVVAEKVLQASVESYLRAQHPEKAQQVRQLLDRVREERTLVTSLSEVLHAPTIASSTTSFITPTPTRENAVGLERFDHTNVQAHLTIPEEVTMDENLQIQLDLVNVAKNSGLLIRIDDILPEGFILTETPLEYNVKNGSIDLGGKKFEPLKVESIKISARATDFGIFKVSPQVIYIDEAGKFRTCSPQPVNLKVQAPARIARKGGFKRKYELVYKDLLKEYPRMPKSNCRVAIAQIVFSKSGDVLNEFYEEKAPGLFSFRKDKIETARLKVKNMIQIAHTKEVNVLLFPELTVDLSYSALLRDIINLAKAYEMYIIPGSYHDQKTKQNISLVIGPTGILWRQEKHIPAIIHHKGKRFNEGIDVREIPRKIFVCNTEFGRIAIAICRDFLDMDLRVELKNFEPPVDIVLNPAFTPVTADFQAVHFDARRSIYAYCFFANVAEFGESMIFTPEKERVERRIPAGEESIIFKDVDFFKLRSARKKWEKEKRGERRFIQSTR; encoded by the coding sequence ATGTTTTCTAGCTCTAATATTAAGTTCGTTATTAGGAAAGCAAAGGAGCACGAAAAACAATACAATTGGCTCAAAGCAGCAAAATTCTATGAACAAGTCTTACACACCAAATCAAGAAATGCTTCCTTTTCCGCAAAAACATGGCAGAGGATAGGTCTCTGCTACGATCGAGCGTCTAGACAGACTGGAGATATAGAAAACTTCAAGAAACTTAGACAGCTGGCAGTAGAAGCTTTCGAAAATGCAGCTGAACTCTACGAAAAGGAAGATAAATTAAAAAATCGAGCTGAAGCTTTGCTGAGCAAAGCTATCGCTAAGTACATACTCTCTTGGTCAGCATCCAACCCTTCAGAGAAGAAGAAAATACTTGATGAAAGTCGCACATTTGGAAACAGGGCCTTACAGGCAGACAGAAATGCGAGGGATAAATTAACCTATGGAAAGACTTGTAACAACCTGCTATTGTGTCTTTATGAACGCTTATATGTTACATCTGACGGGGAAGAAAAGCAACTCATAGCACAAGAAGGAATAAATTACAGCAAACAGGCCATCTCTGTCCTATCAAAGCTTGGTAGCAATAGTGAACTTGTCCTAGCCTATTCAGCAGCAAGCCTGCATAGCTGGTATGCCGCAAACATCAGTGAACAGGAAAAGAAGAGAAATGAGTTAGCCCAAAAAAGCTTGAGCTACTCAGAGAAAGCCGTGGCTCTTTCCAAGGATGTTGATGATCCCTATTACACTACGATGTCACGCTGGGCAGCAGCTCTAAGCACACTTTTCTTCGCAGGAAAAATCGAAGTATCATTGCAATATGCCCAGGAAATGCTGGAACAAGGGTCAATTGCAAGAGATAATTACTTAAAAGGTGTTGCGTGTTACCTCCTTACATTTATCACAGATTGGATCAAATCCCAAGAATCAAATGCAAGCAAAAAGAAGGAAAGATGCGAAGAGATCATCAGATATGCCAAAGAGGCTATACGCTATCTTACACTTGTCTCTCAAGATTCTATCATAGCAGAAACCTATCTGTTCTACGCTGAAAGCTACTCTTCATTAGCACATGATGTTGAAGCCGACATGGAAAACAAACGTGTTTTGCAAGAAAAAGCAGTGGGAATTGGACAGAAAGGATTAGAATATGCAGTCCGTTCAGGTTCCCCAGATGCTATGGGTTCTGCCCTCCACGCTTTAAGCAAAGCACTGCATTTTTATTCTAACTTGCAATCTGAAAAAGATGAAAAAAGAAAGATATTGAAAGAAGCTTTGATCAATAGAAACAAGTATATCGAAACTGTTCAAGCATCGTTTCCATCAAACTATTGGATTTTTGGTGTTGGCAAATACTATGCAGCATTAATGGAAGCAGAGTTAGCAAGATTAGAGGCAGATAGGAATAAGAAGATAGATCTTCTTGAAAAAGCTATCTCAGATATGTTTGATGGTGTTTCAAATTGCAAAAAATGGATTTCATCACGCTCTTCCCTCTTCCACAAAATCATCATTGCAGAATACCAAAACACGTTTGGAGACATACTTTGCCAGCTATATTCACTGAATCATGATGAAGCAAGTTTAGCCAGAGCAATTGAAGTTTATAATGATTCTGCCAAAAAATACAAGGAAGCTGACTTACCAAGTCGCGCTGCTGAGTCTTATTGGAAAATGGCGCGAAACATGGACCATCTTGGCAATCATGCAGAGGCTGCTGAAAATTTTGAAGATGCATCTACGCAATACAAGGCTGCTGCTAAAAAAATCCATCAGTTCGCTGATTTCTATGAAGATTATGCCATCTACATTAAGGCCTGGGCCGAAATCGAAAAAGCCAAAACTGCCCATAAGCATGAAGAATATGCCACTGCACAGCAACATTACCAAGAAGCAACAAGCTTTCTCACACAATCCAAAATGTGGAGCTATCTGTCTCCAAACTTCCATGCATGGTCACTTCTAGAACATGCAGAAGACTTGAGTAGAAAAGAAAGCAACACCAAGTCAATAGAAGCCTTCAGAGAAGCAGCAAGTCTGTTTGAAGAAATAGAAAAACACATCAAATTTGCACACTCACAACTTCAAAGCTTTGAAGTTAGAGACGAGAAGGAAATGGTAATTGAGTTAGTGGAAATCTCATATATAAGACGCGAATACTGTATCGGAAGAATTGCGATCGAAGAAGCAAAAATCCTTGACAGACAGGGCAACCATACTTCTAGTTCCGAAAAATATGCCTCTGCGTCCAAAAGATTCCAAAACGCAGTTGACGCCATGAAACATGAGGCAGATCGCCTAGAATTCAGACCGATAATTTTTGTCTGCAAAGCTTGGCAAATGATGACGCAAGCAGAAGCCGAAGCGTCGCCTGACTTATATTTAAAGGCTGCCAAATTTTTTGATGAAGCCAAAGAATATAGCCTCAGTGAAAGAGCAAAGATTTTGGCTTTAGGGCATAGTCGATTTTGCAAAGCACTTGAAGCTGGGATGAGATTTGAAGCCACAAGAGACAGAAAGTTGCATTTATCTGCAACTCAGCATCTTGAAAGCGCTGCAAACTACTACATAAAAGCTGGGTTCAAAACAGCCTCAGAATACGCTGTCGCCACCCGACGCCTTCTTGATGGCTACATATATATGGACAGTGCCAATATCGAAACAGATCCCGAGAAGAAAGCAAGATATTATGTAGTCGCTGAAAAGGTCCTTCAAGCTTCAGTGGAATCATACTTAAGAGCACAACACCCTGAGAAAGCTCAGCAGGTTCGCCAACTTTTAGATAGAGTTAGAGAAGAACGAACTCTAGTAACATCATTAAGCGAAGTCTTACACGCACCAACTATTGCCTCATCAACGACGAGTTTTATCACACCAACACCAACGCGCGAAAATGCCGTTGGACTGGAGAGATTTGACCACACTAATGTCCAAGCTCATCTAACAATTCCAGAAGAAGTAACTATGGACGAAAATCTCCAAATCCAGTTAGATCTCGTTAATGTTGCCAAAAACTCTGGGTTACTCATCAGAATTGACGATATTCTTCCTGAAGGATTCATTTTAACTGAAACGCCTCTCGAATATAATGTAAAGAATGGTTCAATCGATCTGGGAGGAAAAAAGTTTGAACCCCTTAAAGTCGAATCAATAAAAATCTCAGCTCGAGCGACTGATTTTGGGATCTTCAAGGTGAGCCCTCAGGTAATATACATCGACGAAGCTGGGAAATTTCGAACTTGCAGTCCACAACCTGTGAATCTAAAAGTGCAAGCCCCTGCACGGATTGCTAGAAAGGGAGGTTTTAAGAGGAAATATGAGCTTGTCTACAAGGACCTGCTCAAAGAATACCCACGAATGCCAAAGAGTAATTGTAGAGTCGCCATCGCACAAATTGTTTTTTCTAAATCAGGTGATGTCTTAAACGAGTTTTACGAGGAGAAAGCCCCGGGTCTCTTTAGCTTCCGAAAAGACAAAATTGAAACTGCTAGATTGAAAGTAAAAAACATGATACAAATCGCCCATACAAAAGAAGTCAATGTATTACTCTTTCCAGAACTAACCGTTGACCTTAGCTACAGCGCATTATTAAGAGATATAATCAACTTGGCAAAAGCCTACGAAATGTATATAATCCCGGGATCATATCACGACCAGAAAACAAAACAAAACATCAGTCTAGTCATAGGGCCTACCGGAATCCTTTGGCGACAAGAAAAACATATTCCAGCAATTATCCACCATAAAGGCAAGAGATTCAACGAGGGAATAGATGTTAGAGAAATTCCCAGAAAAATTTTCGTCTGCAACACGGAGTTCGGAAGAATAGCGATTGCTATATGCCGTGACTTTCTTGACATGGATCTAAGGGTGGAGTTGAAAAACTTTGAACCTCCAGTGGACATTGTCTTAAACCCAGCCTTTACTCCAGTAACAGCTGATTTCCAAGCAGTCCACTTTGATGCCCGTAGGTCTATCTATGCCTACTGCTTTTTCGCCAATGTTGCAGAATTCGGCGAATCTATGATATTCACACCGGAAAAAGAACGCGTAGAAAGGAGGATTCCTGCAGGAGAAGAGAGCATTATCTTCAAAGATGTAGACTTCTTCAAACTTCGTTCAGCACGTAAAAAATGGGAAAAAGAAAAGAGAGGAGAAAGAAGATTCATCCAAAGCACGAGATAG
- a CDS encoding UPF0147 family protein, translating into MVSKKKLKEYEERTGQAMVVLGQISEDRTTPRNIRRAAKESMATLQSGELTPAVKASNAISILDEILQDPNMPPYTRVKLWNVMSLLEAIKD; encoded by the coding sequence ATGGTGAGTAAGAAGAAATTAAAGGAATATGAAGAGAGAACGGGACAGGCTATGGTAGTGTTAGGTCAGATTTCTGAAGACAGAACAACTCCACGGAACATAAGGCGGGCTGCCAAAGAGTCGATGGCGACGCTTCAGAGTGGAGAGTTGACTCCTGCTGTGAAGGCTTCAAACGCGATTTCTATTCTTGACGAGATTCTTCAAGACCCAAACATGCCGCCTTATACTCGGGTTAAGCTTTGGAACGTGATGAGCCTTTTAGAGGCCATCAAAGACTAG